ATATTCTATTTCGATTGCCAATCGGGCCGGAATCAGCGTATCTTTAATCACAAATTTTCAGGCACCAAAAGCTATTCATGAGTATATCTTCAATTAAAGGTCAACTTCAGAAAAACGGGATTTTTGATCGTGTATATGAGGAGATTTCCAATCAGAAAAAACTCACCCTTAAGAAAAGCATTGGTGCACTCAACAGCTTTTTACTAAATGCACTTTCTTCCCGAAAAAAGAATGTGTTGGTGATTTCCGAAACAGATGAAGGAGCCCGGTTTCTTAAAGCCGACCTGGATGTAATCAGTAATGAAAACCCGGTCATCTTATTCCCCTCCTCCAATAAGAAACCATATGACCGACAACAACTTAAAGACACCAGCTTATTAGTTCAGCGGTCTGAGGCCCTTCAAGCTATTTCTGATCATGAGTCGAAGGTTGTTATTACTTCGGTGGAAGCTATCGGAGAGAAAATCGCTCCGCCCTCCACCTTAAATGAAGTTAGTCTGGTACTGGAAAAAGGTCAGGAAGTGGACCTGGAAAAGTTTAGGGAGCAGCTTGTGGATCAGGGATATAGCCCCGTTAAGTTTGTGGACGAGCCCGGTGAGTTTGCCGTTCGCGGAGGTATCCTGGATGTATTTCCCTATTCCGGAGAATATCCTTTGCGGCTTGAGTTCTTTGGGGATGAATTGGATACCATTCGTGAATTTGATGCCGATTCTCAGCGATCGATTGCTTTTCTGAATCAGGCTCGCATCATACCGGATCTTACCAACCTCCCGGAAACAGAGAAATCAAGCTTTCTCTCCTATTTCGATGAAGAAACACTGCTGGTTACCTCTAACAAGGACTTGATTGTATCAGAGATTGGGAAAAACTACGAAACGGCCGTTGAAGCTTTTGACGAACATGAAGCCGATGATGATTTATCGCTTCCTGAGGAGCTTTATCTTTCAGAAGATGTATTTGAGGGTGAATTGGGTAAATTTACCCATCAGCTGTTTGTAGCTAATGTTGGCGCATCAGAAAAAGCGGACAAAACCCTTACGCTGGAAACCAAGCCCCAGCCTGACTTTCACGGTAATTTTAAACTATTACGTGAGAATATCACTAAGAACTCTTCAAATGGTCTGAATACCATTATTCTTTGTGATAACGAAGGCCAAAGAGTCCGTTTTGAAGAACTTCTTGGAGAGGCCAGCCAGGAGTTTAAATATCTGCTGGTGGTAGAAACGCTTCACGAGGGTTTTATCTATGAACCCGCTAAATTAGCCGTTTATACGGATCACCAGATCTTTAACCGATACCATCGCCCAAAAACCAAGAGAAGACGCTTCCATGGCGGAATTTCCTTTAAAGAACTGAAGGATTTGAGTCTCGGTGACTTCGTGGTCCATGTAGATTATGGAATCGGCAAGTTTATGGGGTTCAAAAAGATCAACGTAAAAAATACGGAACAGGAAGTTGTAGTTCTTCAATACAAGGATGATTCCACCCTTTACGTAAACGTAACCAGCCTTCATAAACTGCAAAAATACTCCGGCAAAGAAGGAACTGCTCCCCGTATTACCAAACTGGGTTCGGGTGCCTGGGCTCGCAAAAAAGCGCAGACCAAGAAGAAAGTTAAAGACATTGCCCGCGAGCTTATCCAATTGTACGCCAAGAGAAAAGCGGAAACAGCTCACGACTTTTCACCGGATAATGAATGGCAAACAGAACTTGAAGCCAATTTTGAATTTGAGGAAACTCCGGATCAGTACGATGCCATTGAAGCCGTTAAGAATGATATGGAAAGTAAGCATCCAATGGACCGGCTTGTTTGTGGAGATGTTGGATTTGGAAAAACAGAAGTCGCCGTTCGCGCTGCCTTTAAAGCTGTACTCGATCATAAGCAGGTGGCCGTGCTTGTCCCCACTACCATCCTGGCTGAGCAGCATGCCAAAACGTTTATGCGGCGAATGGAGAAGTTTCCCGTACGGATAGAAGCCCTCTCCCGCTTCAGAACTTCCAAAGAGCAAAAGGAATCCATTAAAAAGCTCAAGAAAGGCGAACTGGATATTGTGATTGGCACACACCGATTACTGTCGAAAGATGTTGAATTTAAAGACCTGGGACTCATCATTGTGGATGAAGAGCAACGGTTCGGGGTTTCAGCTAAAGAAAAACTCAAAAACTTCCGGGCCTCTGTGGATGTCCTCACCCTTACCGCCACGCCCATCCCCAGAACACTGCAATTCTCACTGATGGGTGCTCGTGACCTCAGCGTCATCAATACCCCACCGCCAAACCGACAACCTGTTTACACAGAAATACACAGCTTTGACGAAGAGCTGATCCGGGATGCAATTTTGCAGGAAATATCCCGGGGCGGACAAGTGTTCTTCATTCATAATCGGGTCAAGAATATTGAAGAGATAGCAGAGATGGTAAGACGGCTTGCCCCCGATATAAGGGTGCGGTACGGTCATGGACAAATGACTGGCTCCCAATTAGATAAGATAATCACCGATTTCTATCAGCATAAGTTTGATGTGCTGGTTTCCACCAACATTGTGGAGAATGGAATTGACATTGCCAATGCAAATACCATCATCATCAACCAGGCCAATAATTTCGGATTGGCTGAGCTTCACCAGTTACGGGGAAGAGTCGGGCGATCGAACCGAAAAGCCTTCTGTTATCTTATAACCAACC
The nucleotide sequence above comes from Gracilimonas sp.. Encoded proteins:
- the mfd gene encoding transcription-repair coupling factor, giving the protein MSISSIKGQLQKNGIFDRVYEEISNQKKLTLKKSIGALNSFLLNALSSRKKNVLVISETDEGARFLKADLDVISNENPVILFPSSNKKPYDRQQLKDTSLLVQRSEALQAISDHESKVVITSVEAIGEKIAPPSTLNEVSLVLEKGQEVDLEKFREQLVDQGYSPVKFVDEPGEFAVRGGILDVFPYSGEYPLRLEFFGDELDTIREFDADSQRSIAFLNQARIIPDLTNLPETEKSSFLSYFDEETLLVTSNKDLIVSEIGKNYETAVEAFDEHEADDDLSLPEELYLSEDVFEGELGKFTHQLFVANVGASEKADKTLTLETKPQPDFHGNFKLLRENITKNSSNGLNTIILCDNEGQRVRFEELLGEASQEFKYLLVVETLHEGFIYEPAKLAVYTDHQIFNRYHRPKTKRRRFHGGISFKELKDLSLGDFVVHVDYGIGKFMGFKKINVKNTEQEVVVLQYKDDSTLYVNVTSLHKLQKYSGKEGTAPRITKLGSGAWARKKAQTKKKVKDIARELIQLYAKRKAETAHDFSPDNEWQTELEANFEFEETPDQYDAIEAVKNDMESKHPMDRLVCGDVGFGKTEVAVRAAFKAVLDHKQVAVLVPTTILAEQHAKTFMRRMEKFPVRIEALSRFRTSKEQKESIKKLKKGELDIVIGTHRLLSKDVEFKDLGLIIVDEEQRFGVSAKEKLKNFRASVDVLTLTATPIPRTLQFSLMGARDLSVINTPPPNRQPVYTEIHSFDEELIRDAILQEISRGGQVFFIHNRVKNIEEIAEMVRRLAPDIRVRYGHGQMTGSQLDKIITDFYQHKFDVLVSTNIVENGIDIANANTIIINQANNFGLAELHQLRGRVGRSNRKAFCYLITNPIQTLSTEARKRLLALEEFSDLGSGFNIAMRDLDIRGAGDILGAEQSGFINDIGFDLYTKILNDAVKELKQSEFSDMFDDVEIEVELPETTVEFDETALLPQNYVSDNVERLNLYRKLSQANTEKEIEEWKDEIVDRFGPAPKEAKYLILASKIRLFASRNFFTKVTIRADRMWLVCPKQETEMGANFFDSGKFQDILEKLEVTKKDKFQVVQKKDTVRFVVQDIPDIESAYEYLKELAMSELHA